One genomic segment of Gossypium arboreum isolate Shixiya-1 chromosome 3, ASM2569848v2, whole genome shotgun sequence includes these proteins:
- the LOC108475828 gene encoding uncharacterized protein LOC108475828 isoform X2, with translation MEKLLLLVVTMAATISYLSAALVHGTSFLNSTRDGFHRLYQYLHGANLNSTHFSMTKPVLTSISPSHHGSSSSSYTVRYYLPSEYKYKSPPQPSAELNLQLDKWKSQCIAVRMFPGYANDDNVEKEKDALVSSLTKRLPALMQAVENNLYYNYSIAQYNASKHRTGRINEVWMDVSGFTAEGCPV, from the exons ATGGAGAAGTTGCTTCTCTTGGTAGTGACAATGGCGGCTACCATAAGTTATCTAAGTGCAG CTCTTGTCCATGGAACTTCCTTTCTAAACTCCACCAGAGATGGCTTCCACAG GTTGTATCAGTATCTTCATGGGGCAAACCTTAACTCCACCCATTTCTCCATGACTAAGCCCGTCTTAACCAGCATTAGCCCTTCGCACCATGGGTCATCGTCTTCCTCATATACCGTAAGGTATTACTTGCCTTCAGAATATAAATACAAGTCCCCTCCGCAGCCCTCCGCTGAATTGAATTTGCAGTTGGACAAATGGAAGAGTCAGTGTATTGCGGTGAGAATGTTTCCGGGATATGCTAATGACGACAACGTGGAGAAAGAAAAAGATGCTCTGGTTTCAAGCCTTACAAAACGTTTGCCAGCGTTAATGCAAGCAGTGGAAAATAACCTGTATTATAACTACAGCATTGCACAGTACAATGCTTCAAAACATCGCACTGGGCGCATAAACGAGGTATGGATGGACGTATCGGGTTTCACCGCCGAGGGATGTCCAGTCTAG
- the LOC108475828 gene encoding uncharacterized protein LOC108475828 isoform X1: MEKLLLLVVTMAATISYLSAGKLLVLSAAYTFESPSYSVVHLESDFEIRLYKEISWMSALVHGTSFLNSTRDGFHRLYQYLHGANLNSTHFSMTKPVLTSISPSHHGSSSSSYTVRYYLPSEYKYKSPPQPSAELNLQLDKWKSQCIAVRMFPGYANDDNVEKEKDALVSSLTKRLPALMQAVENNLYYNYSIAQYNASKHRTGRINEVWMDVSGFTAEGCPV; encoded by the exons ATGGAGAAGTTGCTTCTCTTGGTAGTGACAATGGCGGCTACCATAAGTTATCTAAGTGCAGGTAAGTTATTGGTTCTTTCAGCTGCTTACACCTTTGAATCCCCATCATACAGTGTGGTACACTTAGAATCTGATTTTGAAATAAGATTATATAAGGAAATCTCCTGGATGTCAGCTCTTGTCCATGGAACTTCCTTTCTAAACTCCACCAGAGATGGCTTCCACAG GTTGTATCAGTATCTTCATGGGGCAAACCTTAACTCCACCCATTTCTCCATGACTAAGCCCGTCTTAACCAGCATTAGCCCTTCGCACCATGGGTCATCGTCTTCCTCATATACCGTAAGGTATTACTTGCCTTCAGAATATAAATACAAGTCCCCTCCGCAGCCCTCCGCTGAATTGAATTTGCAGTTGGACAAATGGAAGAGTCAGTGTATTGCGGTGAGAATGTTTCCGGGATATGCTAATGACGACAACGTGGAGAAAGAAAAAGATGCTCTGGTTTCAAGCCTTACAAAACGTTTGCCAGCGTTAATGCAAGCAGTGGAAAATAACCTGTATTATAACTACAGCATTGCACAGTACAATGCTTCAAAACATCGCACTGGGCGCATAAACGAGGTATGGATGGACGTATCGGGTTTCACCGCCGAGGGATGTCCAGTCTAG
- the LOC128290547 gene encoding CBL-interacting serine/threonine-protein kinase 9-like, producing MVKEDGLLHTTCGTPNYVAPEVLKDKGYDGTSSDIWSCGVILFVLMAGYLPFDEPSLIGLYKKIWEASFSCPSWFSSGARNLIKRILDPNPLTRITIPEILQDEWFKKRYKPPKFEQDEDVNLDENILYFTWL from the exons ATGGTCAAG GAGGATGGGTTGCTTCACACTACTTGCGGGACTCCAAATTATGTTGCTCCAGAG gtgCTCAAAGATAAAGGTTATGATGGTACATCATCTGATATTTGGTCTTGCGGAGTTATTCTCTTTGTTCTCATGGCTGGTTATTTGCCTTTTGATGAGCCAAGCCTTATAGGCTTGTATAAGAAA ATCTGGGAGGCTTCTTTCAGCTGTCCATCATGGTTTTCATCTGGTGCTAGGAATTTGATTAAGCGTATTCTTGATCCAAACCCTCTTACC CGTATAACTATTCCTGAAATTCTACAAGATGAATGGTTTAAGAAAAGGTACAAGCCACCAAAATTTGAGCAAGATGAGGATGTAAATCTTGATGAGAATatcttatattttacatggttATGA
- the LOC108474715 gene encoding probable chromatin-remodeling complex ATPase chain isoform X1: MVRFGAEMVFSSKDSTITDEDIDRIIAKGEAVTAEPDAKMKKFIEDAIKFKMDDTAELYEFDDDKDENKFDIKKIVSENWIEPPKRERKRKEESAWHLLMRYCAGFTEQSKRMRTTYYNSHHHSTDWRLYKHNLALMRLLITLNNRQFSLGKSLEI, encoded by the exons ATGGTGAGGTTTGGTGCTGAAATGGTCTTCAGCTCCAAGGATAGCACAATTACGGATGAAGACATTGATAGAATCATTGCCAAGGGAGAAGCAGTGACAGCGGAACCTGATGCCAAGATGAAGAAATTTATTGAGGATGCAATTAAATTCAAGATGGATGATA CtgctgaattgtatgaatttgaTGATGACAAG gACGAGAACAAGTTTGACATCAAGAAAATTGTAAGTGAAAACTGGATTGAGCCCCCAAAAAGAGAGCGGAAGCGGAA GGAAGAGTCTGCCTGGCATCTGCTGATGAGGTACTGTGCTGGCTTTACGGAACAGTCAAAGAGA ATGAGGACTACATACTACAATTCGCACCACCATTCAACCGATTGGAGACTCTACAAGCATAATCTTGCCTTGATGCGATTACTAATCACGTTGAACAATCGTCAGTTCTCATTAG GAAAATCCCTAGAGATTTGA
- the LOC108474715 gene encoding probable chromatin-remodeling complex ATPase chain isoform X2 produces the protein MVRFGAEMVFSSKDSTITDEDIDRIIAKGEAVTAEPDAKMKKFIEDAIKFKMDDTAELYEFDDDKDENKFDIKKIVSENWIEPPKRERKRKEESAWHLLMR, from the exons ATGGTGAGGTTTGGTGCTGAAATGGTCTTCAGCTCCAAGGATAGCACAATTACGGATGAAGACATTGATAGAATCATTGCCAAGGGAGAAGCAGTGACAGCGGAACCTGATGCCAAGATGAAGAAATTTATTGAGGATGCAATTAAATTCAAGATGGATGATA CtgctgaattgtatgaatttgaTGATGACAAG gACGAGAACAAGTTTGACATCAAGAAAATTGTAAGTGAAAACTGGATTGAGCCCCCAAAAAGAGAGCGGAAGCGGAA GGAAGAGTCTGCCTGGCATCTGCTGATGAG ATGA
- the LOC108474714 gene encoding ISWI chromatin-remodeling complex ATPase CHR17-like, producing MKVGMSQMQKQYYRDLLQKDLEVVNAGGERKRLLNIAMQLRKCCNHPYLFQGAEPGPPYTTGDHLVTSAGKMVLLDKLLPKLKERDSRVLIFSQMTRLLDILEDYLMFRGYQYCRIDGNTGGEDPDASIEAFNKPGSEKFVFLLSTRAGGVGINLATADVVILYDSDYNWSKEGSSSVLLFARSTLLRKR from the exons ATGAAAGTAGGAATGTCCCAGATGCAGAAACAGTACTATAGGGATTTGCTGCAAAAAGATCTTGAGGTTGTAAATGCTGGTGGAGAGCGTAAGCGTCTTCTGAACATTGCAATGCAGTTGCGCAAATGTTGTAATCACCCATACCTTTTCCAAGGTGCTGAACCTGGACCTCCATATACAACAGGAGACCATCTTGTTACCAGTGCTG GTAAAATGGTTCTCTTGGACAAATTACTTCCAAAGCTGAAGGAGCGTGATTCTAGAGTTCTGATATTTTCACAG ATGACAAGGCTACTGGATATTCTTGAAGATTATTTGATGTTTCGTGGATACCAGTATTGTCGAATTGATGGTAATACAGGTGGTGAAGATCCTGATGCTTCCATTGAAGCCTTTAATAAGCCAGGAAGTGAGAAATTTGTTTTCTTGTTATCAACTAGAGCTGGAGGCGTTGGTATTAATCTTGCTACAGCAGATGTTGTGATCCTTTATGATAGCGACTATAATTGGTCAAAAGAAGGAAGTTCAAGTGTTTTGCTTTTTGCACGAAG TACACTATTGAGGAAAAGGTGA